In Eubacteriales bacterium, a single window of DNA contains:
- a CDS encoding efflux RND transporter periplasmic adaptor subunit, translating into MKKIKLKYIIIASIIIVGVFFSVSGIFTESIEVSTEGLTIRDISDTVEVSAVVTPDKTVSAVSLTGGRVDSVLVEVGDTVKEGEVLVELDDTNQSKSYDQAVAAYEEYTNSAAAFSGSSTSSKIAAREAIAMSQSIGAEYQDFLDAFTDSTETFSSIDQEAQELLTEVETAKAALNDMTIKSEVKGTVISVDVVEGGVAKAGVPVVTIAAEGKLSLIASVFESDAKSIKADQEALISANGKKYTGEVKKVLLISNETDTYSTSSLSNVGSVTITPPSNFSDMLGSSCDVSIIISKTQGCSTISLDSIVDGEYVYVILENNRLEKRQVTIGEKNDYYAEILSGLSADEIIVKNVSDVDENSKVVLKDD; encoded by the coding sequence ATGAAAAAAATAAAATTAAAATATATAATTATAGCTTCAATCATAATAGTCGGAGTATTTTTTAGTGTAAGCGGGATATTCACTGAAAGTATAGAAGTAAGCACCGAAGGATTAACTATAAGGGACATTTCGGATACCGTTGAAGTGTCTGCGGTCGTTACACCGGACAAGACAGTTTCTGCAGTAAGTTTGACCGGCGGCCGGGTAGATAGCGTTTTAGTTGAAGTAGGAGATACGGTTAAGGAAGGAGAGGTGTTAGTTGAGCTTGATGATACTAATCAGTCAAAGTCTTATGATCAGGCCGTTGCAGCATATGAAGAATATACGAACAGTGCTGCTGCGTTTTCGGGATCTAGCACTAGTTCAAAAATAGCAGCAAGAGAAGCAATAGCAATGTCTCAATCAATAGGAGCCGAATACCAGGATTTTCTAGATGCATTTACTGATTCTACAGAGACTTTTTCAAGCATTGACCAAGAAGCACAAGAGCTCTTAACTGAAGTCGAGACGGCAAAAGCTGCACTTAATGATATGACTATAAAATCCGAGGTTAAAGGAACAGTTATATCTGTAGATGTAGTGGAGGGAGGCGTGGCTAAAGCAGGGGTCCCGGTAGTTACAATTGCTGCCGAAGGGAAACTTTCCTTAATTGCAAGCGTATTTGAATCCGACGCAAAAAGCATTAAAGCAGATCAAGAGGCTTTGATATCGGCAAATGGGAAAAAGTATACCGGGGAAGTCAAAAAGGTGCTTTTAATATCAAATGAAACGGATACATACAGTACCTCGTCGCTTTCTAACGTAGGATCTGTAACCATTACTCCGCCGAGTAATTTTTCAGATATGCTGGGCTCTTCGTGCGATGTCAGCATAATAATCAGCAAGACACAAGGCTGTTCTACCATAAGTTTAGATAGCATTGTAGATGGAGAATACGTATACGTTATCCTAGAAAATAACAGGCTTGAAAAAAGGCAGGTAACCATAGGCGAAAAGAACGACTATTACGCCGAGATTTTATCAGGGCTCTCAGCCGATGAAATAATTGTTAAAAATGTATCAGACGTAGATGAGAACTCGAAAGTGGTGTTAAAAGATGATTGA
- a CDS encoding ABC transporter ATP-binding protein encodes MIETKNLYRTYGHGETRVTALKSINLKVEGGGFVAIMGPSGSGKSTLLNILGCLDTPTKGKYYLSGVDTGKLNEDEKAALRRNTIGFVFQSFNLLPRLSAYANVELPLIYGGIEKSQRHERVMQMLEMVKMSDRSKHLPGELSGGQKQRTAIARALVLDPKLILADEPTGNLDQKTGESIMELFKKLNKKGKTIILITHDAMIAEHANNIAQIKDGIFTENIV; translated from the coding sequence ATGATTGAGACTAAAAATTTATACCGTACATATGGACATGGCGAAACAAGGGTAACAGCACTAAAAAGCATAAATTTAAAGGTTGAAGGGGGAGGATTTGTAGCCATAATGGGGCCTTCTGGTTCCGGAAAGTCTACTTTGCTTAACATACTTGGTTGTCTTGACACTCCGACTAAAGGGAAATACTATCTGTCGGGGGTAGACACAGGAAAGTTAAATGAGGACGAGAAAGCAGCATTGAGGCGTAATACGATAGGATTTGTATTCCAGTCTTTTAACTTGCTTCCAAGGTTATCTGCATATGCAAACGTTGAACTGCCTTTAATTTATGGAGGAATTGAAAAGAGCCAAAGGCATGAACGTGTCATGCAGATGCTTGAAATGGTAAAAATGTCTGACAGGAGCAAGCATCTGCCTGGAGAGTTAAGTGGCGGACAAAAGCAAAGAACTGCAATAGCACGGGCGCTGGTATTAGACCCAAAGCTAATATTGGCAGACGAACCAACGGGAAATTTGGATCAAAAGACAGGAGAATCTATTATGGAACTTTTTAAAAAGTTGAATAAAAAAGGCAAGACGATAATTTTGATAACGCATGATGCTATGATAGCTGAGCATGCCAACAATATCGCACAGATTAAAGATGGGATTTTTACGGAAAATATAGTATGA
- a CDS encoding ABC transporter permease — MKILDYLSLSFAQLLKHPIRTLLTVTGIAIGIASMVTVLSVGDAGQERINSELDKFGINRVWIYSSVVSGQGSLTMSDVEAISSRISDIDEIAPVSSTNAVVTGDTGSVKTDIAGTTESLEVLEGMDMYKGRFLNENDISQHRRSIVLSKTVAKEIFKNGDALNKTVYINGCSFNVVGIRNDSGFINQFLSNRSYIPLELFFELFNTDVVDEITFTSEKLAKIEDMNTEAMEVMSERHGYSGIKSLNLSKELSQANNILDIFKGVLASIAAISLIVGGIGIMNVMLITVKERTREIGIKKAIGATNANIMGQFLTESLIYSLIGGTFGFLIGMLLTYLSGLIIDLDVAVSGVAIVLSFIFCAGVGLLFGVFPAIKAGKLDPVLALRS, encoded by the coding sequence ATGAAGATTTTGGATTATTTGTCACTTAGTTTTGCACAACTTTTAAAACACCCTATTAGGACGCTTCTAACGGTTACGGGAATAGCTATCGGCATAGCATCTATGGTTACGGTACTATCAGTTGGTGATGCCGGACAGGAACGTATAAACAGCGAGCTAGACAAATTTGGTATAAACAGGGTTTGGATATATTCAAGCGTAGTCAGTGGACAGGGGTCTTTGACTATGAGTGATGTAGAGGCCATATCAAGCAGGATAAGTGACATTGACGAGATAGCGCCGGTATCATCTACAAATGCTGTAGTAACGGGAGACACAGGCTCTGTAAAAACAGACATAGCAGGGACTACGGAGAGCCTTGAGGTATTAGAGGGCATGGATATGTATAAAGGCCGGTTTTTAAATGAAAATGACATAAGCCAGCACCGGAGAAGTATAGTCTTAAGTAAAACTGTGGCTAAGGAGATATTTAAAAATGGTGATGCATTGAATAAGACGGTCTATATAAATGGATGTTCTTTTAATGTAGTTGGCATAAGGAATGACTCTGGATTTATAAATCAGTTTTTAAGCAACAGGAGCTATATCCCATTAGAATTGTTTTTTGAGCTTTTTAATACGGATGTCGTAGATGAAATAACATTTACGAGCGAGAAGCTTGCAAAGATAGAGGATATGAATACTGAAGCTATGGAGGTAATGTCTGAACGGCACGGTTATTCGGGAATTAAATCTCTAAATTTATCTAAAGAGTTATCACAGGCAAATAACATTTTGGATATCTTCAAAGGGGTACTGGCCAGTATAGCGGCTATTTCTTTAATAGTTGGTGGAATAGGCATCATGAACGTCATGTTAATAACAGTAAAAGAGAGGACCAGGGAAATAGGAATAAAGAAAGCGATAGGTGCGACCAATGCAAATATAATGGGACAGTTTTTAACAGAGTCTTTGATATATTCTTTAATAGGGGGAACTTTCGGGTTTTTAATAGGTATGCTGCTTACATATCTAAGTGGTCTGATTATAGATTTGGATGTAGCTGTATCTGGTGTTGCCATTGTTTTAAGCTTTATATTTTGTGCAGGTGTAGGGCTGCTATTTGGAGTTTTTCCAGCTATAAAGGCCGGAAAACTAGACCCTGTTTTAGCTTTGCGGTCCTGA
- the galU gene encoding UTP--glucose-1-phosphate uridylyltransferase GalU has product MITKVVIPAAGLGTRFLPATKAQPKEMLPIVDKPTIQYIVEEAIAAGIKTILIITGRGKRAIEDHFDKSYELEIELERTQKEELLKLVRGISNMADIYYIRQKEANGLGHAIHCAKTFIGNEPFAVMLGDDVVVSERKPAIKQLMDVFDQQKSSIVGVKRVPKKDVSKYGIICPEGAMLKNGCLKTSCLIEKPKPEDAPSNIAIMGRYIITPDIFYYLERQTAGALGEIQLTDALNQMASTSGVYAYEFEGERYDVGDKLGFLKATVEFALKRDDLRDDFYRYIEGLVKNK; this is encoded by the coding sequence ATGATAACAAAAGTTGTAATTCCTGCAGCCGGACTTGGTACCAGATTTTTACCGGCAACAAAGGCTCAGCCAAAAGAAATGCTTCCGATAGTGGACAAACCTACGATACAATATATAGTTGAGGAAGCGATTGCTGCCGGAATTAAAACTATACTGATTATAACAGGACGCGGAAAACGTGCGATAGAAGATCATTTCGATAAATCGTATGAACTTGAAATAGAACTTGAACGTACACAAAAAGAAGAACTTTTAAAACTGGTGAGAGGCATCTCAAATATGGCAGATATTTATTACATACGCCAAAAAGAGGCCAACGGTCTTGGACATGCCATACACTGTGCAAAGACTTTTATCGGGAACGAACCGTTTGCCGTAATGCTTGGGGACGACGTTGTCGTATCTGAAAGAAAACCGGCTATAAAGCAGTTGATGGATGTATTCGACCAGCAAAAGAGCAGTATTGTCGGAGTTAAACGAGTTCCTAAAAAAGATGTATCGAAATACGGGATTATCTGCCCTGAAGGTGCAATGCTTAAAAATGGGTGCTTAAAAACAAGCTGTTTAATTGAAAAGCCAAAGCCGGAGGACGCTCCTTCAAATATAGCTATAATGGGCCGGTATATAATTACTCCTGATATATTTTACTATTTGGAGAGGCAGACCGCAGGTGCTCTAGGAGAGATACAGTTAACAGATGCGCTAAATCAAATGGCTTCCACAAGCGGAGTATATGCATACGAGTTTGAAGGGGAAAGGTACGATGTCGGCGATAAACTGGGATTTTTAAAGGCAACTGTAGAATTTGCCCTAAAAAGGGACGACTTAAGGGATGATTTTTATAGATATATAGAAGGTTTGGTAAAAAATAAATGA
- a CDS encoding adenosylhomocysteinase, translated as MEAKTAYLAYLLKSLGADIRATGSNPLSTQDDVVASLKNHYGVNVNARHGCSLSEYDEFINWALDIKPDIIIDDGGDLIDTLLNNKRDLIAGVKGGLEQTTTGVKRLKVKYSKNEIPFPMLAVNDATIKYMFDNRYGTGQSALTAILKSTNMTLASKTVVVCGYGWCGKGLAQMAKGLNARVIVTETDELSALTAVFDGFSVMESIEAAKLGDIFITATGTNKVLTKEHFAVMKDGALLSNAGHFDVEVDIKYLNENASEIKEVRENVREYNIFGKKLYIIGEGRLVNLAAGDGHPIEIMDMSFSMQLLGAIYLCENVKNLPKQLLYIPCELEKKAARIKLDSMGIKIDSLSSEQKKYLYGDDK; from the coding sequence ATGGAAGCAAAGACCGCATATTTAGCATATCTTCTAAAGTCTTTAGGAGCGGATATAAGGGCTACCGGATCTAATCCATTATCTACACAAGACGATGTAGTAGCGTCGCTAAAAAACCATTACGGAGTCAACGTCAATGCCAGGCACGGATGCAGCTTAAGTGAATACGATGAGTTTATTAATTGGGCGCTTGATATTAAACCGGACATAATAATAGACGACGGCGGGGACTTGATAGATACGCTGTTGAACAATAAAAGGGACCTTATTGCCGGAGTTAAAGGCGGCCTTGAGCAGACTACTACAGGAGTTAAACGATTAAAAGTTAAATACTCAAAAAACGAGATACCCTTTCCTATGCTGGCGGTTAACGATGCAACTATAAAATATATGTTCGATAACCGTTATGGAACAGGGCAATCTGCATTGACCGCCATATTAAAATCAACTAATATGACGCTTGCCTCCAAGACGGTTGTCGTCTGCGGATACGGCTGGTGTGGAAAAGGCCTTGCGCAGATGGCTAAGGGCTTAAATGCCAGAGTTATAGTAACGGAGACTGATGAACTTTCTGCATTGACGGCGGTCTTCGATGGCTTTTCTGTTATGGAAAGCATTGAAGCGGCAAAATTAGGAGATATTTTTATAACTGCAACCGGAACTAATAAGGTACTTACGAAAGAGCATTTTGCCGTTATGAAAGACGGTGCTCTTCTTTCAAATGCAGGCCACTTTGATGTAGAAGTAGACATTAAATATCTAAATGAAAACGCAAGTGAAATAAAAGAAGTTAGAGAAAATGTTAGGGAATATAATATTTTTGGCAAAAAGCTTTATATTATAGGTGAAGGTAGGCTGGTAAACCTGGCAGCAGGAGACGGCCACCCTATAGAGATTATGGACATGTCCTTTTCAATGCAGCTTTTAGGAGCTATCTACCTTTGCGAGAATGTAAAAAATCTTCCTAAACAGCTTTTATATATACCCTGTGAACTGGAGAAAAAAGCAGCGAGGATTAAGCTTGATAGCATGGGCATTAAAATAGATAGCCTTTCTTCAGAACAGAAAAAGTATCTTTATGGAGATGATAAGTAA
- a CDS encoding amidohydrolase: MDIKELNEEHLYNQDYLDAILTDLTIITGVNGKVIEKGEIHIKDGVIKYAGEKPKKEELKTKARYYYGGALCLPAYVNTHTHLPMNLFRGCAEDMVLGDWLTKRIFPLEDKLSGDAVYWATKLAAIESLSCGVATVNDMYFFTEDMLRALKELNLRSFISKTIVNSPNDIKLKEAVEAVEEIRSLKDPLIYGTICPHAQYTVSESLMENIAAAAKDLNALVHIHVSETEAEHEECKRQNGVTPMELINRSGILDSKTIAAHCVFVEKDDIEIMKEHGVSVASCPVSNLKLGSGIAPLNEFRKAGLNVAIGTDGAASNNALSVLSEMRLAALLQKGTTHDASVFDKEYALATGTINGAKALGIDNITGTIEAGKQADLVIYSQFNLKASPGIDKLYDVLYAYEDSYVLATYVAGTLAYERRDGSNICRINGRDGEIDVHEVMAKVREYTKDICMGQEP; this comes from the coding sequence ATGGATATTAAAGAGTTAAATGAAGAACATCTTTATAATCAAGATTACCTAGATGCCATTTTAACCGATCTTACAATAATAACCGGAGTTAATGGGAAAGTTATTGAAAAAGGCGAGATACATATAAAAGATGGCGTTATAAAATATGCAGGTGAAAAGCCTAAAAAAGAAGAGCTTAAGACAAAGGCCCGTTATTACTACGGCGGAGCGCTGTGTCTTCCTGCTTATGTAAATACACATACACATCTTCCTATGAACTTGTTCCGCGGCTGTGCAGAAGACATGGTTTTAGGAGACTGGCTTACTAAACGTATTTTCCCGCTGGAGGACAAGTTATCTGGTGATGCGGTATACTGGGCCACTAAACTGGCTGCGATAGAAAGCTTGTCCTGCGGCGTTGCTACTGTAAACGACATGTACTTTTTTACGGAAGATATGCTAAGAGCGCTAAAAGAGCTTAACTTAAGAAGCTTTATATCAAAAACTATAGTCAATTCTCCTAATGATATTAAACTAAAAGAAGCAGTGGAGGCGGTTGAGGAAATTCGCAGTTTAAAAGACCCTTTGATTTATGGCACTATATGTCCTCATGCGCAGTATACTGTATCTGAAAGCCTTATGGAGAATATAGCCGCTGCTGCTAAGGATTTAAACGCACTCGTTCATATACACGTATCAGAAACCGAGGCAGAGCACGAAGAATGCAAACGGCAAAACGGTGTAACCCCTATGGAACTTATAAACAGGTCTGGGATACTTGATAGCAAGACCATCGCCGCACACTGCGTGTTTGTAGAGAAAGACGATATAGAGATTATGAAAGAGCATGGGGTATCCGTTGCCTCTTGCCCTGTCAGCAATCTAAAGTTAGGGTCTGGTATCGCGCCGCTGAATGAATTTAGAAAAGCGGGATTAAATGTAGCTATCGGTACAGATGGAGCTGCTTCCAATAATGCCCTTAGCGTTTTATCGGAGATGCGTTTGGCCGCACTGCTGCAAAAGGGAACGACACACGACGCTTCGGTTTTTGACAAAGAATACGCTCTTGCCACAGGGACGATAAACGGAGCGAAAGCTCTTGGCATAGATAATATAACAGGAACGATTGAAGCAGGTAAGCAGGCCGACCTTGTTATATATTCACAGTTTAATTTAAAAGCCTCCCCCGGTATAGATAAACTTTATGATGTCTTATATGCATATGAAGATTCTTATGTTTTAGCAACGTACGTTGCCGGAACCCTTGCCTACGAAAGGCGGGACGGTTCTAATATATGCCGTATTAACGGAAGGGACGGAGAAATAGATGTGCACGAGGTAATGGCAAAAGTGCGTGAATATACTAAAGATATATGTATGGGACAAGAGCCCTAA